The following coding sequences are from one Polyangia bacterium window:
- a CDS encoding tautomerase family protein: MPSVLIEIRRAIPAEEESRLMEAVHSALREAFKILPGDRNVRLVVHEPHRFACPPERSQPELYTHISIDAFAGRSLDAKRALYRGIVEKLEDLGIPKDHVKIMLKEIPKENWGIRGGHAGCDVELGFKIDV; encoded by the coding sequence GTGCCAAGTGTACTGATCGAAATCCGGCGCGCGATTCCCGCCGAAGAGGAATCTCGCCTCATGGAGGCGGTCCACTCGGCCTTACGAGAGGCCTTCAAGATTCTCCCAGGTGACAGGAACGTGCGCCTGGTCGTTCACGAACCCCATCGCTTTGCCTGCCCCCCGGAGCGAAGCCAACCGGAGCTCTACACACACATCAGCATCGACGCCTTCGCCGGCCGATCGCTTGATGCGAAGCGAGCTCTATACCGTGGCATCGTCGAAAAGTTGGAGGATCTCGGGATTCCGAAGGACCACGTTAAGATCATGTTGAAAGAGATCCCGAAGGAGAACTGGGGCATCCGAGGAGGCCACGCGGGTTGCGACGTAGAGCTGGGCTTCAAGATAGATGTATAG